One segment of Pempheris klunzingeri isolate RE-2024b chromosome 20, fPemKlu1.hap1, whole genome shotgun sequence DNA contains the following:
- the cdc42ep4b gene encoding cdc42 effector protein 4, with product MPILKQLVNNSNQSKRRSRADLTAEMISAPLGDFRHTMHVGRGGDAFGDTSFLSTRSGEPPREPEAKQGSPGSKPGLLSRTFRSSKRSQSVNRGDKYEYNMMAPSGGSSNFVKNAISLPYLNDEDTNRGHQLPKSISSSPMRKLTEIESKPANGAAAMATLDAEFDERNFGELTDLPPSLPKGGGMKHAESMMSFHIDLGPSMLGDILSVMEKKGWEEDDLGYEEGKGSEGRASPSLIPHIDDDVDEQAPARPPRSMYQQKAMVDPYTPELHTRNNHHNLDSCSVSSSGSATEEKPQYHLHDGDTDSAKYSSPRGEDDRDFTFMDDDDDEIRV from the coding sequence ATGCCTATTCTCAAGCAGCTGGTGAACAACTCTAACCAGTCGAAGCGGCGGTCTCGGGCTGACTTGACAGCAGAGATGATCAGCGCTCCATTGGGGGACTTTCGCCACACCATGCACGTTGGCAGGGGAGGAGACGCCTTTGGGGACACTTCATTTCTTAGCACCCGATCAGGGGAACCTCCCAGGGAGCCGGAAGCAAAGCAGGGCTCCCCAGGTTCCAAACCGGGGCTGCTGTCCCGCACATTCAGAAGCAGCAAGCGTTCTCAGTCAGTAAACAGGGGGGACAAGTATGAGTACAATATGATGGCGCCTTCTGGTGGCTCATCCAACTTTGTGAAAAACGCTATATCCCTCCCTTATCTAAACGATGAGGATACTAACAGAGGACACCAACTGCCGAAGAGCATCTCCTCAAGCCCTATGAGGAAGCTGACAGAGATAGAAAGCAAACCGGCAAATGGAGCAGCAGCAATGGCGACATTGGATGCGGAGTTTGACGAGCGTAATTTCGGCGAACTTACAGATTTGCCTCCATCCTTGCCCAAGGGAGGCGGAATGAAGCATGCAGAGTCTATGATGTCCTTCCACATTGACTTGGGGCCCTCCATGCTCGGGGATATCTTGagtgtgatggaaaagaaagGCTGGGAGGAGGATGACCTTGGCTACGAGGAAGGCAAGGGTAGTGAGGGCCGTGCGTCACCCTCCCTCATTCCCCACATTGATGATGATGTGGATGAGCAGGCCCCTGCGAGGCCACCGCGGAGCATGTACCAGCAGAAGGCCATGGTGGATCCCTACACCCCGGAGCTACACACCAGGAACAACCACCACAACCTGGATAGCTGCTCTGTGTCCAGCTCCGGCTCAGCCACCGAGGAGAAACCTCAGTACCACCTCCACGATGGCGACACGGACAGTGCAAAGTACAGTTCGCCACGTGGGGAGGATGACAGAGATTTCACCTTCAtggatgacgatgatgatgagatTCGAGTGTAG